The following proteins come from a genomic window of Girardinichthys multiradiatus isolate DD_20200921_A chromosome 8, DD_fGirMul_XY1, whole genome shotgun sequence:
- the lrrtm4l1 gene encoding leucine rich repeat transmembrane neuronal 4 like 1, with protein MGPLLCDGRLTCFLFPLLLLLRAPLLFSFGERTCPNNCRCEGKTIHCDASGFLEVPENISVGCQGLSLRYNELHTLLPYQFAHLGQLLWIYLDHNQISVVDSRAFQGVRRLKELILSSNRIISLHNSTFHGVPNLRSLDLSYNKLEILQPGQFHGLRKLQNLHLRSNGLSNIPIRAFLECRSLEFLDLGYNRIKALTRTTFLGLQRLMELHLEHNQFSRINFFLFPRLANLRSLYLQWNRIKVVNQGLPWTWYTLQKLDLSGNEIQTLDPAVFHCLPNLQVLNLESNKLSNVSQEAVMAWISLTSISLAGNIWDCGAGICPLVAWLRNFRGSKDTTMICSNPKHLQGEKIMDVTRNHGICEENDYFMTETPSPMPEMISDATAEPTFAPTSGSPTAAPTGTFGPLPPFRLRPIPHPTYPGHMSKDTRNTAIHTRPTHISPPAMEHMALHKVVVGSVALFFTMSLILTIIYVLWRRYPGATRLLQQRSMVGRKRRKKSPEPEQNLSSQLQEYYMSYNPAATSEALEVLGNGTGSCTCTISGSRECENEYTCPRPLPGAWLGDMPTIH; from the coding sequence GTCCGTTGCTGTGTGATGGAAGGCTGACGTGCTTTCTTTTTCCTCTGCTCCTCCTCTTGCGAGCTCCCTTGTTATTCAGCTTTGGTGAGCGCACATGCCCCAATAACTGCCGCTGTGAGGGAAAAACTATCCACTGCGACGCTTCTGGGTTTTTAGAAGTCCCAGAAAACATTTCAGTGGGCTGCCAGGGCCTCTCCCTGCGGTACAATGAACTTCATACCCTGCTACCTTATCAGTTTGCTCACCTCGGTCAGCTCCTTTGGATATACCTGGACCATAATCAGATTTCAGTTGTCGACAGTAGAGCATTCCAGGGAGTCCGAAGGCTTAAAGAGCTAATACTGAGCTCCAACCGCATCATATCCCTACACAATTCAACATTCCATGGCGTCCCTAATCTCCGAAGCCTTGACTTGTCCTACAACAAACTTGAAATACTGCAGCCAGGTCAATTCCATGGCTTACGAAAATTACAAAACCTCCACCTACGGTCAAATGGCCTCTCCAACATTCCAATTCGAGCGTTTTTAGAGTGTAGAAGCTTGGAATTTCTGGATCTGGGCTACAATCGAATCAAGGCTCTTACCCGTACCACCTTCTTGGGATTGCAGAGGCTGATGGAGTTGCATCTGGAGCACAACCAGTTCTCAAGGATCAACTTCTTTCTATTTCCACGCTTAGCCAATTTGAGATCCCTCTATCTGCAGTGGAATCGCATCAAAGTGGTCAACCAGGGCCTTCCGTGGACTTGGTACACACTGCAAAAACTGGATCTTTCTGGAAATGAAATTCAGACATTGGACCCAGCTGTTTTTCACTGTTTGCCCAACCTTCAAGTGCTGAATCTGGAATCCAATAAATTGTCCAACGTGTCCCAAGAGGCTGTGATGGCATGGATCTCACTGACCTCTATCAGCCTGGCTGGCAACATATGGGACTGTGGAGCTGGCATTTGCCCTCTTGTTGCTTGGTTGAGAAATTTCCGAGGGAGTAAAGATACCACCATGATCTGCAGCAACCCCAAACACCTCCAGGGAGAAAAGATTATGGATGTTACACGGAACCATGGTATTTGTGAGGAAAATGATTACTTTATGACTGAAACGCCATCACCAATGCCAGAGATGATCTCTGATGCCACTGCTGAACCAACATTTGCCCCCACCAGTGGTTCACCAACTGCGGCACCAACCGGAACTTTTGGCCCCCTCCCACCATTCAGACTTCGACCAATTCCTCATCCAACCTATCCAGGGCACATGAGCAAAGACACTAGAAACACAGCGATTCACACTCGACCCACCCATATATCGCCCCCAGCAATGGAACACATGGCGCTTCACAAAGTGGTGGTGGGTAGTGTAGCACTCTTTTTCACCATGTCACTAATCCTGACCATTATCTACGTTCTCTGGCGGCGCTACCCTGGCGCCACAAGGTTGCTGCAGCAGCGGTCAATGGTGGGACGGAAACGCCGCAAAAAGAGCCCAGAGCCAGAGCAAAATCTCAGCTCCCAACTTCAAGAGTATTACATGAGCTACAACCCTGCTGCCACATCAGAGGCACTGGAGGTGCTTGGCAATGGCACTGGTTCCTGCACTTGCACAATTTCTGGCTCCAGGGAGTGTGAG